A genomic window from Cytobacillus suaedae includes:
- a CDS encoding DUF2269 family protein, giving the protein MKVLVLIHVLSAIIGIGPTYFAHMLLRRNQDAITLRHSMAMSQMLNYFPKIGGTIAVLTGILLVILGNYGSFLNLWLIGSLVLYIIIQVVVVGIIEPKSKRLAAWVFDEKNKDAVELPQEQNLLLSKISNQFYIATALGTLLLIFMIWKPVL; this is encoded by the coding sequence ATGAAGGTTCTTGTACTCATTCATGTTTTATCAGCTATTATTGGAATTGGACCAACTTATTTTGCTCACATGTTATTAAGAAGAAATCAAGATGCTATAACTCTCCGCCATTCTATGGCAATGTCGCAAATGCTAAATTACTTTCCGAAAATCGGAGGAACGATTGCTGTTCTTACAGGGATTCTGCTTGTGATTCTAGGAAACTATGGCTCCTTTCTGAATCTTTGGCTAATTGGTTCCCTGGTCCTGTATATTATCATTCAAGTAGTGGTAGTCGGGATCATTGAGCCAAAATCAAAAAGGTTAGCTGCTTGGGTTTTTGATGAGAAGAATAAAGATGCGGTAGAGTTACCACAGGAGCAAAATCTACTATTATCAAAAATTAGTAATCAATTTTATATTGCAACAGCACTAGGAACACTATTGTTAATTTTTATGATTTGGAAGCCTGTTCTTTAA